A genomic window from Anthocerotibacter panamensis C109 includes:
- a CDS encoding peptidoglycan-binding protein, with amino-acid sequence MVAVRDINISAANRVIYGNTRDTNSAPRAHAGVDTSDPNPQALLGGVVVYVGNDPSGYYRYIDIYNQQSGVVERLAELDRLNYRFGDRVPQGAVVGSGNSNTGVTHREIRPYSGRIEDYNPQFGIRNTVDWATYAVDTGLYVQRGKLLDSTGRATPAIVDIHADKYRQPLIWVGGRDPAAVTQLQTQLRQLGYDLGTSGPNRNGVDGQWGQKTLTALQDFQRQHSLVPHAEGIVSAGTWGVLAEAVQQRTGTPTQPVSTPTQPAPTANQPVRASDGPFAGVSQGSLLSESGSGRTLSSLSAQETYQTARAVFGDSAGTRALIALDQHYGPGDGTLVKRELALGLHEGSLNFGRRNEDPASGFNYGTFQIGGAGTTSETSRTRYNSLVERGINAYEAISSQRVDRSHLTVADRDIFAHIGHIEERSTFRRGNETGLFRELANPNLQGENLVRFESTDIQGGIRDIGVDVQRLTGPNGLRVDLNAVNQRTQEAPTSRVEPAFPQLSRANTQGSSPAVQQLQTDLKALGYNLGTSGPAHDGVDGQFGRTTQGIVRQFQQAHNLPDTGTVGPLTRQALNEALAQRDPSRSITPSQSTAQLVPEVTELRGITLANAAQVILDYRGTAQPDGSRTYDGSTYDLQQKGNILSISAEGRGEIFRTEGGRISINSVTDSDVTRLGQAAFQINYPQQQTVPVATPAPTQQTQGTVIEFVAPGPQSNTAQPITGERLAQATVFAQAADIILDKRGQQEAGRQSYTGSTLDFLRQGDTLTVTRGDQELLRQVGSEVVSFNATPQDIAQVNTAAQLLDVRESNTTVFAQAAQEVLRQQGEVQGNALVYQGNTYTIQNQGDIFTVAKGRDEIFRQVGSEVVTQKVGLEDLQAFTQAASLSQEASQQAPQTVAVALER; translated from the coding sequence ATGGTAGCTGTTCGCGACATCAACATCTCTGCTGCTAATCGAGTCATCTACGGGAATACTCGTGATACAAATAGTGCGCCTCGTGCTCACGCAGGCGTAGATACCTCTGACCCCAATCCTCAAGCTCTTTTAGGAGGAGTCGTTGTCTATGTAGGAAATGATCCTAGCGGGTATTACCGATACATCGATATTTACAATCAGCAGTCAGGCGTAGTAGAAAGATTGGCGGAACTCGACCGACTCAACTACCGGTTTGGCGACCGCGTTCCTCAAGGTGCAGTAGTCGGTAGTGGTAACTCCAACACAGGGGTTACGCATCGGGAGATTCGTCCCTATAGTGGTCGAATAGAAGACTACAACCCACAGTTTGGGATTAGAAATACTGTGGACTGGGCCACCTACGCAGTCGATACGGGACTATATGTGCAGCGCGGCAAATTATTAGATTCCACGGGTCGGGCAACGCCAGCTATAGTCGATATCCATGCGGATAAATATCGTCAACCTCTCATTTGGGTAGGAGGGCGTGACCCCGCAGCAGTGACCCAACTCCAGACCCAATTACGACAGTTGGGCTATGACCTAGGAACCAGTGGTCCCAATCGCAATGGGGTGGACGGGCAATGGGGGCAAAAAACTTTGACTGCCCTCCAGGACTTCCAGCGTCAGCACAGTCTAGTTCCCCATGCCGAAGGTATTGTCAGTGCGGGGACTTGGGGCGTATTAGCAGAGGCGGTACAGCAACGTACCGGAACTCCAACCCAACCAGTCAGTACTCCAACCCAACCCGCTCCCACCGCCAACCAACCTGTCCGCGCCAGTGATGGCCCCTTTGCCGGCGTTTCACAGGGGAGTCTTTTGAGCGAATCCGGCTCGGGTCGGACCCTCAGCTCGCTTTCAGCCCAGGAGACGTACCAGACAGCGCGGGCGGTTTTTGGAGATAGCGCGGGCACGCGGGCACTCATCGCCCTTGACCAGCACTATGGTCCTGGAGATGGCACGCTGGTGAAGCGGGAGCTGGCTTTGGGCCTGCATGAAGGTTCCCTCAATTTTGGGCGACGCAACGAAGACCCCGCCAGCGGCTTTAACTACGGAACCTTTCAAATTGGTGGGGCAGGTACCACTAGTGAGACCTCGCGTACGCGCTACAACAGCCTAGTAGAGCGCGGTATCAATGCCTACGAAGCAATCTCTAGTCAACGGGTGGACCGCAGCCATCTCACCGTGGCAGACCGGGATATTTTTGCGCATATCGGTCATATTGAAGAACGCTCGACCTTCCGTAGGGGCAATGAGACGGGTCTTTTTAGAGAACTCGCCAACCCCAATCTGCAAGGAGAAAACCTCGTCCGGTTCGAGTCTACCGATATCCAGGGCGGCATTCGCGACATCGGCGTGGATGTCCAACGGCTGACTGGCCCCAACGGTCTGCGCGTAGACCTCAATGCAGTCAACCAGCGTACCCAGGAAGCCCCAACCAGTCGGGTCGAGCCAGCCTTCCCCCAGCTCTCACGCGCCAATACCCAGGGCAGTAGCCCTGCGGTGCAACAACTCCAGACGGACCTCAAAGCACTGGGCTACAACCTAGGCACCAGTGGACCTGCTCACGATGGGGTGGATGGGCAATTTGGGCGAACGACCCAAGGGATAGTACGACAGTTCCAGCAAGCGCACAACCTACCGGACACTGGCACTGTCGGCCCACTCACACGACAGGCGCTCAACGAAGCTCTGGCACAACGCGACCCAAGCAGATCCATAACTCCCTCCCAGTCCACCGCGCAACTTGTTCCAGAGGTCACTGAACTGCGGGGGATCACCCTCGCCAACGCCGCCCAGGTCATCCTTGACTATCGCGGCACTGCTCAACCCGACGGCAGCCGCACCTACGACGGCAGTACCTACGACCTCCAGCAAAAGGGCAACATCCTGAGCATTTCCGCCGAGGGACGGGGTGAAATTTTCAGAACGGAGGGGGGGCGTATCAGCATCAATTCCGTCACCGACAGCGATGTGACCCGACTCGGTCAGGCGGCGTTCCAGATCAACTATCCACAGCAACAGACTGTGCCCGTGGCAACCCCTGCGCCTACACAACAGACCCAGGGAACCGTCATCGAATTTGTTGCGCCCGGTCCGCAATCGAATACAGCACAACCCATCACCGGGGAGCGTCTGGCTCAAGCCACTGTGTTCGCTCAGGCCGCAGACATCATCCTCGATAAGCGCGGTCAGCAGGAGGCGGGCCGTCAGTCCTACACCGGCTCCACCCTCGACTTCCTGCGCCAAGGCGATACGTTGACCGTTACGCGGGGAGACCAAGAGTTGTTGCGTCAGGTCGGGTCGGAGGTTGTCTCGTTTAACGCCACACCCCAGGACATCGCCCAGGTGAACACCGCCGCACAACTGCTCGACGTGCGGGAATCCAACACTACAGTCTTCGCCCAGGCTGCCCAGGAAGTGCTCCGGCAGCAGGGAGAGGTACAGGGAAATGCGCTGGTCTACCAGGGCAACACCTACACCATCCAAAACCAGGGGGACATCTTCACGGTGGCAAAGGGCAGGGACGAGATCTTCCGACAGGTAGGCAGTGAGGTCGTCACGCAAAAAGTTGGGCTGGAGGA